The window ACGTGTCCATGGGCTGCCAGAAGCCGGCGTGCTTATAAGCCACAAGCTCGCCATCGGCGGCAAGCCGTTCCAACGGCTCACGCTCCCATATAGTGTCGTCGCCCTCGATGTATTCCAGCACACCCGGTTCAAGCACGAAGAACCCTCCGTTTATCCATCCCTCACCAGTTTGGGGCTTCTCGACAAACTGAACCACCAGATCTCCATCGAAACTCAGCCCCCCGAAGCGCGCCGGTGGGCGGACCGCGGTAACGGTGGCCAACTTGCTGTGGGACCGATGGAAGTCCAGCAGCCGCCGAAGGTCGACATTAGCGACCCCGTCCCCATAGGTAAGCATGAACGTTTCATTGCCAATCCAGCGAGCAAGCCGCTTGATTCGGCCCCCCGTCTGGGTCCGTAACCCTGTGTCGACCAAGTGCACCTTCCAGTTCGGCTGGTTGCCGTCGTGGATGGTTGTTTGACCAGTCCTCAGGTCAATGGTTAGGTCGTTATTCATGGCATAGAAGTTCAGAAAGTACTCCTTGATGACCTCGCCCTTGTAGCCAAGCGCCACGATAAATTCATTGAACCCGTAGCTTCCGTAAATACTCATGATGTGCCACAGAATCGGCCTGCCGCCTATCTCGACCATCGGCTTAGGACGAACGGTGGTTTCTTCCGCGAGGCGCGAGCCAAGTCCGCCAGCCAGGATTACTGTCTTCACGTGGCAGCCTTCCATCTCCTAACACCCCAAGGGGCCTGCGGCTTCGAGAAAACTGCCCCCGCGCCCTGGATACATTCGCAGAGGGCCGAGCCTACAAGAAAGGTAGGGCCAGTGCGGCCGATGACATTGTTCGCGTTCCTCGGGGTGTAGCATCTGTTGCCGGGGTCAACCCGCTCGGGGGAGTGGGCTAGGAAGAAGTCCACGCCCGCCTTGAGGCCCGAAGCCTCCAGGATGGGGCGCATGACGCCGTCGGTGGCGCCGGGGTAGGTGGTCGGTTCGAGGTTGATGAGCTGGCCGGGGCGCCGGCGGCGGGCGATCTCCCGGGTCACGTTTTCGATGTACTGAAGGTCGGGCGTCAGGTTTTTCGTGAGCGGCGTCGGCACGCAGATGACGATGACGTCAAGCTCCGGAACGACGTCGAGGGTGGTCACGGCCCGCAGGCGGCCGTCCCGAACGAGCTGGGCCAGCTCCTCGTCCTTGACCTCGGGCATGTAGTTTTCGCCCCGGTTGATGGCGGCGGCCCGGAGCGGGTTTTGCTCGATGCCGGTGACGGGGAACCCCACCTTGGCCTTCTCGACGGCGAACGGCAGGCCGACGTAGCCCAGGCCGACGACCCCCACATGGGCGGTGTGGGCGCGGATGCGGGCAACCAGCTCAGTCCGCAGGCGCTCAGCCGCGGCCGGGTCGCCGTCGAGGCTGACCCAGGCGGGCGCCGCAGGGGTGACGGCGGCCGTCACCGCGACTTCCTCCGCTGCCGTGTGCCGGACCTCGGCACTCTGATCCCTGTCGCCGCCACTGACACTCCGCCGAGCACGCTCATTGCCCTCGCGCACCACGTGACTGTGCCACCCTTCCACCTGACAGGGCACGCGTAATTCGGCAGCGAGGTGGCTTGTCCTGCTTCCGGTCTCACTGTTAGATTCGGTCACGGCTATCGTCGGGGATTCACCCCTGGCAGCCTGGCGGGACCCTCCTCGGTGCGCCTCCGAATGACGGCAACGTTAAGACAGCCCGCCCCAAGCGCGGGCGGGGTGCTCATAAGGCCCCCCCGAGAGGTAGGATGACGTGGAAGCTAGTCGAAAACGAGCCATGCGTAACTGCGTTTCCGCGGGGGGGAAGCACAGAGGCGGGCGATGAGAGCCGCTTCCGGGCATGGATGAACTCCACCGGTGTATCAACGAGTTTCGGGCCCTGCAATACATCGTCATCAGATCCTATAAGGTCCATTCGCGCCCGAAGGTGCGCTTCAGCGAGAGTTGGCTTAATGCGCCGGGCACCCAGGGTATCGTCAAGGAGCTTGCCGATGTCCTGTGGGTGTACTGTAACGGGAATGGGGGTTCAACCCTGAGGGTCTGGCGGCCAGCGGTGTGGCAGGCCAAGTTCCGCAAGAGCCGTGACTACCTTCTCGATCCTGCCATAGTTGTTGCTGCTTTCTCAATGGCCGGCTTCCGGCTCCTTGGCGATGGCCAGCGCGCCTGCTACATGAACCGTTCGAGAAGAATGGTGTTGCGTTGATCGGTATTTGACCGCTGTCGTCGCGCACTGGATGAGTTGGGGGGTCAGGGCAACTGCCGACGGCTGGCCCTCCCGTCGGCCTCCCGTGCCTCCGCCCAAAGCAGCACCAGGCGGACGGCCAGCTCGTAGATGGCGCGGCGGGAGACAAAGGCCAGCACCACCTCCCTCGGGCCGTCGACCAGGCGCAGCCGGGCCAAGGCCCCGGCCCGACTGGTGCAGCGCCACTCGACGCTGATGGGCGTGGTCCCCCGCAGCCACAGCCGCATGGCGTTCACCTCCCAACCGCCTGGGGCGCCTGCCATTCGGCGGCGATGACCGCCTCGACCAGCTCGTGGTCGACCACGCGCTCCTGCCGGGCCGCCGCCGCCATGAGGCAGAGGTGGGCGAGCTGGTT is drawn from Bacillota bacterium and contains these coding sequences:
- the rfbF gene encoding glucose-1-phosphate cytidylyltransferase; the protein is MKTVILAGGLGSRLAEETTVRPKPMVEIGGRPILWHIMSIYGSYGFNEFIVALGYKGEVIKEYFLNFYAMNNDLTIDLRTGQTTIHDGNQPNWKVHLVDTGLRTQTGGRIKRLARWIGNETFMLTYGDGVANVDLRRLLDFHRSHSKLATVTAVRPPARFGGLSFDGDLVVQFVEKPQTGEGWINGGFFVLEPGVLEYIEGDDTIWEREPLERLAADGELVAYKHAGFWQPMDTLREKQLLEALWESGKAPWKMWL